In Stieleria varia, one genomic interval encodes:
- a CDS encoding redoxin domain-containing protein yields MIQLKNILIFRRTCLALCVALFCPAAVSRAAEDAASDNGALRLSLKDGGFVLGQPVSSPTDNRIRWSNPQFSGPLEFDIQALRNVSGSAAPPAPQKGHSFLLESGTRISGTLQQWGEQWVSVDSPDCGLVQIRREDLRSIESNEIVGQRLYAGPKSVDQWSVLSTDKSWDYVSGSLTTSVKGARLASDVGLPVRFRLSLAMSWNENPDFVLAIGCEKPKNRENVQVENGVVRRVNLPAAQDRRNYGTRIEMWDAHLATVREVGNLADIAVLPLEDSADRFELTFYIDQVEGVVAIYSKRGRMLEKIVVPGTPGSENPYVLLENFGKQISLDQFDVFAWDGHLPESMDFPESYVLARDGAMIQGSITGFDPSSGELTLVHLDGESDSLSIDKLQRSILARPQPDQSASDSATEETDESEQENPENTESENTESENTESENTESENTDKEKDSSTKSEAELETAKDAAEREDFAQRDAAQMVEVQLAGGSRLVGFMDAADDQQRFRMRCQSVRGSESLGLSYDAVGVVSITGSENRYTAKEDSDVPTTRGQLTADGVQLSGSLVDAGDVDGPTVLVWRPWASESAVALTSDARGEIAFTSSGRRVQAPVAANPGPGNGAGQGGGIGQLLGGIFGGAPASRPSPASVLPHKPNVDGLPETAEMVFMSGDSIRGAVTRIDAEGMKLASQSTATSFVPHDKIHSVLLSPPSKNTPVDEEKMQRLMTVPRQMRDDPPTHLLVSPTGDFLRCRLVSLDEKNVNVEVRLQLRSIPIENVSRIIWLHERPWLDKKDAGEGDGSAEGDDAPEQPAADPPETEMLVHAIRPSGRGVTFRPTACDAETLSGESELLGECSVAISDLTLLMFGSDVGSRAQERRDESWKLSLAKLPRIYEEDTSAGDANAGKIGPLVGKPAPDIRLNTIDGEPFNLADHQGKWVILDFWASWCGPCIQTMPEVEKLVESLEREDLMLVAVNLQDSVERAKLAVERMGLANALVVMDVDGETGRFYDARAIPQTVIIDPEGNVTHVFVGGGSKFLKDLRAALTQ; encoded by the coding sequence ATGATTCAATTGAAAAACATTCTGATATTCCGACGGACTTGCTTGGCGTTGTGTGTGGCATTGTTTTGTCCTGCGGCCGTCAGCCGCGCCGCGGAGGATGCTGCGTCAGACAATGGTGCGCTGCGTCTGTCGCTCAAGGACGGAGGGTTCGTTCTCGGGCAGCCGGTTTCCAGTCCGACGGACAATCGGATTCGCTGGAGCAACCCACAATTCAGCGGCCCGCTGGAATTCGATATCCAGGCATTGAGGAATGTTTCCGGCAGCGCTGCGCCGCCGGCGCCGCAAAAAGGGCATTCCTTTTTGCTGGAATCTGGAACGCGGATATCGGGAACGCTGCAACAGTGGGGTGAGCAGTGGGTCAGTGTCGATTCACCGGACTGTGGATTGGTTCAAATTCGTCGCGAGGACTTGAGAAGCATTGAGTCCAACGAGATTGTCGGCCAACGTCTTTATGCCGGTCCCAAGTCAGTCGATCAGTGGAGTGTGTTGTCCACCGATAAGTCTTGGGACTACGTCTCGGGATCGCTGACGACCAGTGTCAAGGGAGCACGTTTGGCAAGTGACGTTGGGTTGCCCGTGCGGTTTCGTTTGTCCCTCGCCATGTCATGGAACGAGAACCCGGACTTCGTCTTGGCCATCGGTTGCGAGAAGCCAAAGAATCGTGAGAACGTGCAAGTGGAAAATGGGGTGGTGCGCCGCGTGAATTTGCCCGCAGCGCAGGATCGACGCAATTATGGCACGCGAATCGAAATGTGGGACGCGCACTTGGCCACCGTCCGCGAAGTCGGAAACTTGGCTGACATTGCAGTGCTGCCGCTGGAGGATTCAGCCGATCGATTCGAGTTGACTTTTTACATTGATCAGGTGGAGGGCGTGGTTGCGATCTATTCCAAGCGAGGACGCATGTTGGAAAAGATCGTCGTGCCCGGCACGCCCGGTTCAGAGAATCCCTACGTCCTGCTGGAGAACTTTGGAAAGCAGATTTCGCTGGACCAGTTCGATGTCTTTGCGTGGGATGGTCATCTGCCCGAGTCGATGGATTTTCCTGAAAGCTATGTCCTGGCTCGCGATGGTGCCATGATCCAAGGGTCGATCACCGGTTTTGACCCCAGTTCGGGCGAATTGACGTTGGTTCATCTCGATGGCGAATCAGATTCGTTGTCGATCGATAAACTGCAACGATCGATTCTCGCCCGACCGCAGCCTGACCAATCAGCGTCGGATTCGGCGACAGAGGAGACTGATGAGTCGGAGCAAGAGAATCCTGAGAACACTGAGTCAGAGAACACTGAGTCAGAGAATACTGAGTCAGAGAACACTGAGTCAGAGAATACTGACAAAGAGAAAGATTCGTCTACGAAATCCGAGGCGGAACTGGAAACCGCAAAAGATGCAGCCGAGCGAGAAGACTTTGCCCAGCGGGATGCCGCTCAAATGGTCGAGGTTCAACTTGCCGGTGGGTCACGATTGGTCGGTTTCATGGACGCCGCCGATGATCAGCAGCGATTTCGTATGCGATGTCAAAGTGTTCGCGGTAGCGAGTCACTTGGTCTCTCTTATGACGCGGTCGGGGTGGTGTCGATCACTGGTTCCGAAAATCGCTACACCGCGAAAGAAGATTCCGATGTGCCGACGACGCGAGGGCAATTGACCGCTGATGGCGTGCAGTTATCTGGTTCTCTGGTGGATGCGGGCGATGTCGATGGACCAACGGTCTTGGTCTGGCGACCCTGGGCGAGTGAGTCGGCCGTTGCATTGACATCCGATGCGAGAGGTGAGATCGCGTTCACGTCGTCGGGTCGACGTGTCCAGGCTCCGGTTGCTGCCAACCCCGGCCCAGGCAATGGGGCAGGGCAGGGCGGTGGGATTGGGCAATTGCTCGGTGGCATTTTCGGCGGAGCTCCTGCGTCTCGACCTTCACCGGCGTCCGTTTTGCCGCACAAGCCCAATGTGGACGGGCTGCCAGAGACGGCCGAGATGGTTTTCATGTCGGGCGACTCGATTCGTGGTGCGGTCACGCGAATCGATGCCGAAGGTATGAAACTGGCCAGTCAGTCCACGGCCACTTCGTTTGTGCCCCATGACAAGATTCATTCGGTATTGTTATCGCCGCCGAGCAAAAACACCCCGGTGGACGAAGAAAAGATGCAGCGGTTGATGACCGTGCCTCGTCAAATGCGAGACGACCCACCGACACACTTATTGGTTTCACCCACCGGGGACTTTCTGCGATGTCGGTTGGTCTCGTTGGATGAGAAAAACGTGAACGTCGAAGTCCGTTTGCAACTGCGTTCGATCCCCATTGAAAACGTATCACGCATCATTTGGCTGCATGAGCGACCTTGGTTGGACAAGAAAGATGCCGGTGAGGGTGATGGGTCCGCGGAGGGTGATGACGCACCTGAACAACCAGCGGCTGATCCGCCCGAGACGGAAATGCTCGTTCACGCGATCCGGCCATCTGGACGTGGCGTGACGTTTCGCCCCACTGCTTGTGATGCGGAAACGTTGTCGGGTGAAAGTGAACTGTTGGGAGAATGCTCGGTCGCGATTTCCGATTTGACGCTCCTGATGTTTGGCAGTGACGTGGGTTCGCGAGCGCAAGAACGTCGCGACGAGAGTTGGAAGCTTTCGTTGGCCAAGTTGCCTCGCATTTACGAAGAAGACACCAGCGCAGGCGATGCCAACGCTGGCAAAATAGGACCGTTGGTGGGCAAGCCCGCGCCGGACATCCGATTGAACACGATCGATGGCGAGCCATTCAACTTGGCCGATCATCAAGGCAAATGGGTGATCCTGGATTTCTGGGCCAGTTGGTGTGGACCGTGCATTCAAACGATGCCCGAAGTCGAGAAGCTGGTGGAATCACTTGAGCGAGAGGACCTGATGCTGGTCGCCGTCAATCTGCAGGATTCCGTCGAGCGGGCCAAGCTGGCGGTCGAGCGAATGGGGTTGGCCAATGCGTTGGTCGTGATGGATGTCGATGGCGAGACCGGGCGTTTCTACGATGCCCGTGCCATTCCGCAAACGGTAATCATCGACCCCGAAGGAAACGTCACCCACGTCTTCGTCGGCGGCGGTTCCAAATTCCTCAAGGATCTTCGAGCCGCCCTGACGCAGTGA
- a CDS encoding prenyltransferase/squalene oxidase repeat-containing protein, whose translation MTNWTTSPSPHTRNGIRQNSLPPKDSRLNPKTSLIVAFSFAVLLLIFSTPSATAQEFVAPQGDVVSRDVREMYDRGLAYLVSTQTDDGTWASSGERGAGTTGLGLLALLASGEDPNFGPYRTPIRKAVQHLIKTQSDSTGYMGPSMYHHGFALLALSEAYGAVDETDLWAGSSDAVNRSIAETLELGVRCALTSQKSNPLGAWRYSPRTRDADTSVSGAVLMGLLAARNAGIEVPDENVDRAIKYFTSMTGGNGIVGYSGGLGGFGESIARSSIACLVYSIAGRKDLKQYEATKSYLINNLSESSSWPEYSRYYQAQALFQADIDAWEKWNRSLVRKLKSAQKEDGSFQGDLGPANSTSMGLLALALNYRFLPIYER comes from the coding sequence ATGACCAACTGGACGACCTCCCCCTCTCCCCACACCCGTAATGGGATTCGCCAGAATTCCCTTCCCCCCAAGGACTCCCGCTTGAACCCCAAGACGTCTTTGATCGTTGCGTTCAGCTTCGCGGTATTGCTGCTGATTTTTTCGACGCCTTCCGCAACGGCGCAAGAGTTCGTCGCTCCACAGGGTGATGTCGTCTCACGTGACGTGCGTGAAATGTATGACCGAGGTTTAGCCTATCTGGTTTCGACACAGACCGACGATGGGACTTGGGCATCATCCGGAGAGCGAGGTGCGGGAACGACCGGATTGGGTCTGTTGGCGTTGTTAGCGTCGGGCGAAGATCCGAACTTTGGTCCCTATCGGACGCCGATCCGCAAAGCCGTTCAGCATTTGATCAAAACTCAATCCGATAGCACGGGATACATGGGACCGAGCATGTATCACCACGGCTTTGCATTGTTGGCGCTCAGTGAAGCTTATGGCGCGGTGGATGAAACCGATTTGTGGGCTGGATCGTCCGATGCCGTCAATCGCAGCATCGCGGAGACATTGGAGCTGGGCGTTCGCTGTGCCTTGACTTCGCAGAAAAGCAACCCTCTTGGTGCATGGCGTTATTCGCCTCGAACTCGAGACGCCGACACATCGGTCAGCGGTGCCGTACTGATGGGCTTGTTGGCGGCACGCAACGCCGGGATCGAAGTGCCGGACGAAAACGTCGATCGCGCGATCAAGTACTTCACCAGCATGACCGGCGGCAATGGCATCGTCGGCTACTCAGGCGGTTTGGGTGGTTTCGGTGAATCGATTGCACGCAGCAGCATCGCCTGTTTGGTCTACTCCATCGCCGGCCGCAAAGACTTGAAACAGTACGAAGCCACGAAGAGTTATTTGATCAATAATTTGTCCGAGTCGTCTTCTTGGCCCGAGTACTCCCGCTATTACCAGGCTCAGGCGTTGTTCCAAGCCGACATCGATGCGTGGGAGAAATGGAATCGCTCGCTGGTCCGAAAACTAAAATCCGCCCAGAAAGAAGATGGCAGTTTTCAAGGCGATTTGGGGCCCGCCAATAGCACATCGATGGGACTGTTGGCGTTGGCACTCAACTACCGATTCTTGCCGATCTACGAACGATGA
- a CDS encoding 3'-5' exoribonuclease YhaM family protein, translating to MPRTPITELTDGLAVSQSFRTADKQLRVNRQGGKYILLKLADRSGTLVAMLWNADERVFDSFDRGDYVHCEGRTQVHNGALQIILTSIERMDPSEIDTADFDRFDADQADQLDKRLREIFGQLKNVHLRRLADVYLADEVFMTDLRCAAAAVTNHHAYPGGLLRHTIDLMELCLLISPQYPQLDGELLVFGAFLHDLGKTLELSSRGEISYTDRGQLVGHIVIGIQMLGEKITACEKNHGESFPEGLRRQLEHLIVSHHGQLEFGSPKLPVTLEAVALHHIDNLDAKLSSYTTVIESDVAADGNWTNYTPSIGRKLWKKRD from the coding sequence GTGCCACGTACCCCGATCACCGAACTCACCGATGGACTTGCCGTCTCGCAATCCTTTCGCACCGCAGACAAACAGTTGCGAGTCAATCGACAAGGTGGCAAATACATTCTGTTGAAACTGGCCGATCGCTCTGGCACCTTGGTCGCCATGCTGTGGAACGCCGACGAGCGTGTCTTTGACAGTTTTGACCGTGGGGACTACGTCCACTGCGAAGGCCGAACACAGGTACATAACGGTGCCCTTCAAATCATTCTGACCAGCATCGAGCGGATGGACCCGTCCGAAATTGATACAGCAGACTTCGATCGTTTCGACGCCGACCAAGCAGATCAGTTGGATAAACGACTACGTGAGATCTTTGGGCAACTGAAAAACGTCCACTTGCGTCGGCTCGCTGACGTCTACTTGGCCGACGAAGTATTCATGACCGATCTGCGTTGCGCCGCCGCAGCGGTCACGAATCACCACGCCTACCCGGGCGGACTGCTTCGACACACCATCGACCTGATGGAGCTGTGTTTGTTGATTTCGCCCCAGTACCCTCAACTCGACGGCGAGCTATTGGTGTTCGGCGCCTTCCTACACGATTTGGGCAAGACGCTGGAACTGTCCTCGCGCGGCGAAATAAGCTACACCGACCGTGGACAGTTGGTCGGACACATCGTGATCGGCATCCAAATGCTGGGTGAGAAAATCACCGCTTGCGAAAAAAACCACGGCGAGTCCTTTCCAGAAGGCTTGCGGCGGCAACTGGAACATCTGATCGTCAGCCACCACGGTCAATTGGAGTTCGGCAGCCCCAAGCTACCGGTCACACTGGAAGCCGTCGCGTTGCACCACATCGACAACTTGGACGCCAAACTATCCTCCTACACCACCGTGATCGAGTCCGACGTTGCCGCCGATGGCAATTGGACCAACTACACGCCCTCGATTGGACGCAAACTTTGGAAGAAACGTGACTGA
- the queC gene encoding 7-cyano-7-deazaguanine synthase QueC, with amino-acid sequence MTETNSNNSHQPAVVLLSGGLDSVTCLAIAQSMGFHVHTISFRYGQRHQYELQRAEYLAKSYAVASHRVVDINLAQFGGSALTDDTIAVPKSESADDMGSDIPVTYVPARNTVFLSLALALAETLNASDIFIGVNALDYSGYPDCRGEYIAAFETMANLATKRCTAGEQRLTIHTPLIDLTKAQIIARGMQLGVDYSITLSCYDPLPGDRNDLHGKPCGHCDACLLRNKGFTENGMTDPSL; translated from the coding sequence GTGACTGAGACGAACTCAAACAACTCGCATCAGCCCGCAGTGGTCCTGCTGTCCGGGGGACTGGACAGCGTCACCTGCCTGGCCATCGCACAGTCGATGGGATTCCATGTCCATACGATCAGCTTTCGCTATGGCCAACGCCATCAATACGAACTGCAGCGCGCGGAGTATTTGGCAAAGTCCTACGCAGTGGCGTCGCATCGAGTCGTCGACATCAACTTGGCTCAGTTCGGCGGCTCGGCGCTGACCGATGACACCATCGCGGTTCCTAAATCAGAATCCGCCGATGACATGGGCAGCGACATCCCGGTGACCTATGTTCCGGCACGCAATACCGTGTTTCTGTCGTTGGCATTGGCATTGGCCGAGACGCTCAACGCCTCCGACATCTTCATCGGCGTCAATGCATTGGACTACAGCGGCTATCCGGACTGTCGTGGTGAGTACATCGCGGCGTTTGAGACGATGGCCAACTTGGCGACCAAGCGATGCACGGCAGGAGAACAACGCTTGACGATCCACACTCCCCTGATCGATTTGACCAAAGCTCAAATCATCGCCCGAGGAATGCAACTGGGCGTCGACTACTCCATCACTCTCTCTTGCTACGATCCCTTGCCTGGTGATCGCAACGACCTGCACGGCAAACCGTGCGGCCATTGCGACGCATGCCTGCTGAGAAACAAAGGATTCACCGAAAACGGGATGACAGATCCGTCGCTTTGA